From Bacillus basilensis, a single genomic window includes:
- a CDS encoding DMT family transporter yields the protein MKEICMLLMAVILWGTAIAPTKWALESIQPFTLLFIRLLFAGGICLLFSFKQLKRSVAHKQVPWKRMSLLSFTGVAGYFMFTSYGISLTSGLHVSIIDAALPLVTILFSAFFLKEKIQLNYWIGIALGGVGVLLITIPSSNVDQEVSLIGDILILLSTFLFAFYTVLLKRPNQEQYLLNKVFTTLTLIIGAVILLPFAMAETFYYGFPEIETWKTGFSVMYLVIGATILAYWFWNRALETVSASVSGLYLNALPLISIVASIVLLNESLTWRIIIGGSLVLFGVIWADKQKISKLLRRNNLNSKDC from the coding sequence ATGAAAGAAATATGCATGTTATTAATGGCTGTTATATTATGGGGGACAGCTATTGCACCAACAAAGTGGGCATTAGAATCTATTCAGCCATTTACTTTGTTATTTATTCGTCTTTTATTCGCTGGTGGAATCTGTTTGCTGTTCTCATTTAAACAATTAAAAAGATCAGTTGCACATAAACAAGTCCCGTGGAAAAGAATGAGTTTACTATCTTTTACTGGCGTAGCTGGGTACTTTATGTTCACATCCTACGGTATTTCTTTAACAAGTGGATTGCATGTTAGTATTATTGATGCTGCTTTACCGTTAGTTACAATTCTGTTTTCTGCGTTCTTTTTGAAAGAAAAAATTCAGCTTAATTATTGGATAGGTATTGCATTGGGGGGTGTCGGAGTACTTCTTATTACAATTCCATCTAGTAACGTTGATCAGGAAGTATCTTTAATAGGAGATATCCTTATTTTATTAAGCACTTTCTTATTTGCTTTCTATACAGTATTGCTGAAAAGACCAAACCAAGAACAGTATCTATTAAACAAGGTTTTTACAACATTAACTTTAATTATTGGGGCTGTTATTCTATTACCATTTGCAATGGCAGAAACTTTTTACTATGGTTTCCCAGAAATTGAAACATGGAAGACGGGATTTAGTGTAATGTATCTTGTTATCGGGGCAACGATTTTAGCGTATTGGTTTTGGAATAGAGCACTAGAGACAGTCTCGGCATCAGTAAGTGGATTATATTTAAATGCATTACCGTTAATAAGTATTGTTGCCTCAATTGTTCTATTGAATGAATCTTTAACGTGGAGAATAATAATAGGTGGTAGCTTAGTTTTATTTGGAGTGATATGGGCAGATAAGCAAAAAATAAGTAAGCTATTAAGGAGAAATAACTTGAATAGTAAGGACTGCTAA
- a CDS encoding sulfotransferase family 2 domain-containing protein, translating to MFDPPLLHIINAHSRNPHYHKNFPIILFWSQKSGCTSLAKWFFYQIDLLQTALSYSSFIHNYEYDIYKNAPAYSLRLGIALREKQKETFKLVRNPYKRAVSSFVSLIAPPYIENPQWKPIRKFLYQDENSSKGLSFKQFLYYLFINRAQANEINPHFTQQYIANEEEYVTNYIYLENFDQEIKALEKRFELKTAPINAFSTSWHHQTPAMTYKGNFSEADITDPLFPRYPTFESFYDTECIQLVQTIFQNDFNTYRYSREYPY from the coding sequence TTGTTCGACCCTCCCTTATTACACATCATCAATGCCCATTCAAGAAATCCACATTATCATAAGAATTTTCCTATCATACTATTTTGGAGCCAAAAAAGTGGTTGTACTTCTCTTGCCAAGTGGTTCTTTTACCAGATTGATTTATTACAAACAGCTCTAAGTTATAGCTCTTTCATTCATAATTATGAATATGATATATACAAAAATGCACCTGCCTATAGTCTACGACTAGGTATAGCGTTACGAGAAAAACAGAAAGAAACTTTTAAACTTGTTCGTAATCCTTATAAGAGAGCAGTCAGTTCCTTCGTATCCTTAATTGCACCTCCTTATATAGAAAATCCCCAATGGAAGCCCATCCGAAAGTTTCTATATCAAGATGAAAATTCCTCCAAAGGGCTCTCATTTAAACAATTTCTATACTATCTATTTATTAATCGTGCTCAGGCAAATGAAATTAACCCGCATTTCACACAACAATATATAGCTAATGAAGAAGAATATGTGACCAATTATATATACTTAGAAAACTTTGATCAGGAAATAAAGGCATTAGAAAAACGTTTCGAATTAAAAACCGCTCCAATAAATGCGTTCTCAACATCATGGCATCATCAAACTCCCGCCATGACCTATAAAGGAAATTTTAGCGAAGCAGATATTACTGATCCTTTATTTCCTCGCTACCCTACTTTCGAAAGTTTTTATGATACCGAATGTATACAACTCGTTCAAACAATATTTCAAAATGATTTCAATACGTATAGATATAGTAGAGAGTACCCATACTGA